Proteins encoded in a region of the Sphingomonas sp. HMP9 genome:
- a CDS encoding carbon-nitrogen hydrolase family protein, whose protein sequence is MAKIGVLQMTSGIDPAVNAATLVEAIGDAGAAGAVMLFTPEMSGLIDRDRSRAAHSIVVPDDDRVLGAVRAAAAANGIWVHLGSLAIRRPDGKFANRGFVIDPTGAIRAAYDKLHLFDVDLPSGESWRESSAYVAGDTATVIDTPAGKLGTSICYDLRFADLYRALSDAGATILSVPAAFTRPTGRAHWHVLLRARAIEASAFVVAAAQTGVHEDGRETYGQSLVVDPWGDVLLEMGEAAGLAFVEIDPARIEDVRSRVPVIAHRRTIPPVSIVG, encoded by the coding sequence TCGGCGTCCTCCAGATGACGAGCGGGATCGATCCCGCCGTCAACGCCGCGACGCTGGTCGAAGCAATCGGAGACGCTGGAGCAGCGGGTGCGGTCATGCTGTTCACACCCGAAATGTCGGGTCTGATCGACCGTGATCGGTCCCGTGCGGCACATTCGATCGTCGTCCCGGATGACGATCGCGTGCTGGGGGCCGTGCGGGCCGCTGCAGCAGCAAACGGCATTTGGGTACATCTCGGCTCGCTCGCGATACGCCGCCCGGACGGCAAGTTTGCCAATCGTGGGTTCGTTATCGACCCGACCGGCGCCATCCGAGCCGCGTACGACAAGCTTCATCTGTTCGACGTCGATCTCCCGTCCGGTGAGAGTTGGCGGGAGTCCTCAGCCTATGTCGCAGGCGATACGGCGACTGTTATCGATACGCCCGCGGGTAAGCTCGGCACGTCGATCTGCTACGATCTTCGGTTCGCTGACCTCTATCGCGCGCTGAGCGATGCTGGCGCGACGATCCTGTCGGTTCCGGCCGCCTTTACGCGACCGACGGGCAGAGCGCATTGGCACGTTCTGTTGCGCGCCCGCGCGATCGAGGCGAGCGCGTTCGTCGTCGCAGCCGCGCAGACCGGCGTCCACGAAGACGGACGGGAGACGTACGGACAATCGCTGGTCGTCGACCCGTGGGGCGACGTGTTGCTCGAAATGGGTGAGGCCGCAGGGCTTGCGTTCGTGGAGATCGATCCTGCCCGGATCGAGGACGTCCGCTCGCGGGTGCCGGTCATCGCGCACCGTCGAACAATCCCACCCGTCTCGATCGTCGGGTGA
- a CDS encoding DUF1178 family protein: MIVFDLKCGGGHVFEAWFGSSDVYEKQRVAGYVRCPVCDDDRIAKAVMAPAISAKSNSKPPPASPDAVKAAMKMLATRQAKALESSEWVGTAFADRARAMHLGEEKHATIHGQASLSEAKALIEEGVPVAPLPLPIVPPEKAN; this comes from the coding sequence GTGATCGTCTTCGATCTCAAGTGCGGTGGCGGCCATGTGTTCGAGGCGTGGTTCGGATCGAGCGACGTGTATGAAAAACAGCGCGTGGCCGGGTATGTCCGCTGTCCGGTCTGCGACGATGATAGGATCGCCAAGGCAGTCATGGCGCCCGCCATCTCGGCCAAGAGCAACAGCAAGCCGCCGCCTGCGTCCCCGGACGCCGTCAAGGCTGCGATGAAGATGCTCGCCACCCGCCAGGCCAAGGCCCTGGAGTCCTCGGAGTGGGTCGGCACCGCGTTCGCCGATCGCGCCCGAGCGATGCACCTCGGCGAAGAAAAACACGCGACCATTCACGGCCAGGCAAGTCTATCGGAGGCCAAGGCTCTTATCGAGGAAGGCGTGCCTGTCGCCCCGCTGCCCCTGCCGATCGTTCCGCCGGAAAAGGCGAACTGA
- a CDS encoding helix-turn-helix transcriptional regulator: MNTIAIELSRRNLAAAKQDGRPSDSDRFLRINDVIATVGLSRATIYRLIDAGDFPTSTTLTKRCVGWWEGEVCDWVNARRAGASRTQ, translated from the coding sequence GTGAACACGATCGCGATCGAGTTGTCGCGTCGCAACCTAGCGGCAGCGAAGCAAGACGGCCGGCCAAGCGACAGCGATCGATTCCTCCGCATCAACGATGTGATTGCCACCGTCGGTCTCAGCCGCGCGACGATTTACCGGTTGATCGATGCGGGTGATTTTCCAACCAGCACCACGCTGACGAAACGGTGCGTCGGTTGGTGGGAAGGTGAAGTCTGCGATTGGGTGAACGCCCGGCGCGCCGGGGCCTCCCGTACGCAGTGA
- a CDS encoding DUF6771 family protein yields MGGMITAERIASLIEDAPAWALIGLAAPGESLRAAAQLEVAQHVYSGLFRPMNAEATQIPLPW; encoded by the coding sequence ATGGGCGGCATGATCACAGCGGAGCGGATCGCGTCGCTGATTGAGGATGCCCCTGCCTGGGCGCTAATCGGACTTGCCGCGCCGGGGGAAAGCCTGCGTGCGGCTGCCCAACTCGAAGTCGCGCAGCATGTTTATAGCGGTCTATTTCGGCCAATGAACGCCGAAGCTACACAGATCCCCTTGCCTTGGTGA
- a CDS encoding DUF4214 domain-containing protein, whose amino-acid sequence MADIFGTNDSDVLIGTSDADVIRGLGGNDSIDGGAGNDTIEGGDGDDQLIDGLGDDLVDGGDGDDLLSTQEGGNDLLRGGAGRDEIYIIRETAGVAETITAYGGAGNDGVLLYSFNPGTTLIDLGEGDDILVLYQIVGNSARATLGLGSDQIVLDYDSNIATAVTVTDFGSGDGGDMFLADGFFEEQLVGWDPNSNPFTGGFMRLIADGGAVRLEIDEDGAAGASFGFRSFLVLEGLSVGQLTAYNFDGYAPDGAIVGRTINGSDADDDLRGSMGADVISGGAGNDQIDGMSGNDIMYGGAGRDYLDGGRGNDWLSGGADDDTIDGRDGWDVAFLNAASRQAEIDPSYSLAIIDSADGSDWFFDVEEVRFIDATYVKSYDSFGAQVYRMFDTVLDRAPDTIGLDFWVDQLENGLGLTQLANSFADSPEFRQATGGLDNGAFVDYVYRTALGREADGAGHAYWVSQLDQGLSRGAFLVGTSESEEHRERTNAAVEPGYIQSDDNAQGVALLYDSAVARLPEVSGLAFWTNELNSGNQTLTQVAAEFARSGEFQAAISGKSNAALVDYMYQTTLDRPADADGRAFWVNQLDGGLTQAQLLFSFSQSAEHAALLAPQIIGGIDVIG is encoded by the coding sequence GTGGCCGATATATTTGGAACAAACGATAGTGACGTTCTGATCGGAACGTCCGACGCAGACGTTATCCGCGGCCTAGGAGGCAATGACAGCATTGATGGCGGTGCGGGTAACGACACGATCGAAGGGGGGGATGGCGACGATCAGTTGATTGATGGCTTAGGCGATGACCTGGTCGACGGCGGCGATGGCGACGATTTACTTAGTACGCAGGAGGGGGGCAACGATTTGCTGCGGGGCGGAGCAGGCCGCGACGAAATTTACATCATTCGCGAAACCGCTGGCGTTGCAGAAACGATCACCGCTTACGGGGGAGCGGGCAACGACGGAGTTCTCCTCTACAGCTTCAACCCAGGAACTACCCTTATCGATCTTGGTGAAGGCGACGACATACTAGTCCTCTACCAGATCGTGGGAAACAGCGCGCGGGCCACGCTGGGGTTGGGATCCGACCAAATCGTTCTCGACTACGACAGCAACATTGCCACTGCCGTCACCGTCACGGACTTTGGGTCTGGCGACGGGGGTGACATGTTCTTGGCCGACGGCTTCTTCGAAGAGCAGTTGGTGGGCTGGGACCCGAACAGTAATCCTTTTACCGGCGGGTTCATGCGCCTCATCGCCGATGGCGGCGCCGTGCGGTTGGAGATTGATGAGGATGGCGCGGCTGGGGCCAGCTTCGGTTTTCGATCGTTCCTGGTCCTCGAAGGCCTCAGCGTGGGTCAGCTGACCGCCTACAACTTTGACGGCTACGCTCCTGACGGAGCCATTGTGGGTCGTACCATCAACGGTTCGGACGCCGACGACGACCTTCGTGGATCCATGGGTGCTGACGTGATCAGCGGCGGTGCGGGCAATGATCAGATCGATGGCATGAGCGGTAACGACATCATGTACGGCGGTGCCGGTCGCGATTACTTAGACGGAGGCCGAGGCAACGACTGGCTGAGCGGCGGCGCCGATGATGACACAATCGACGGGCGTGACGGTTGGGATGTGGCTTTCTTGAACGCTGCCTCGCGGCAGGCCGAAATCGATCCCAGCTACTCACTGGCTATTATCGATTCGGCTGATGGTAGCGACTGGTTCTTTGACGTCGAAGAAGTCAGGTTCATAGACGCCACGTACGTGAAATCGTACGATAGCTTCGGTGCTCAGGTTTACCGGATGTTTGACACGGTTCTTGATCGCGCGCCCGATACAATCGGGCTCGATTTCTGGGTAGATCAGCTGGAGAACGGTCTCGGTTTAACTCAGCTTGCGAACTCCTTCGCCGATAGTCCGGAGTTTCGGCAAGCGACTGGCGGCTTGGACAACGGTGCCTTTGTCGATTACGTTTACCGGACCGCTCTAGGGCGCGAAGCTGACGGCGCTGGTCATGCCTATTGGGTTAGTCAGCTGGATCAGGGCTTGTCGCGCGGGGCTTTCCTGGTGGGCACTTCCGAGTCGGAGGAGCACAGAGAACGCACCAACGCCGCGGTCGAGCCCGGCTATATCCAGAGCGACGATAATGCCCAAGGCGTCGCCCTGCTCTACGATAGCGCGGTAGCGCGTCTGCCCGAAGTATCGGGGCTCGCGTTCTGGACCAACGAGCTAAACAGCGGCAATCAAACGCTTACCCAAGTCGCTGCGGAATTCGCTCGTTCAGGAGAGTTCCAGGCTGCGATAAGCGGCAAGTCCAATGCCGCGCTCGTTGATTATATGTATCAAACTACATTAGACCGCCCCGCCGATGCGGATGGGCGTGCCTTTTGGGTCAACCAGCTGGATGGGGGCCTAACGCAGGCTCAGCTTTTGTTCTCGTTCTCTCAGTCTGCTGAGCACGCTGCACTACTGGCTCCACAGATCATCGGCGGTATTGACGTAATCGGCTGA